Below is a window of Camelina sativa cultivar DH55 chromosome 11, Cs, whole genome shotgun sequence DNA.
CATGTTAATGTCATGTCCTCTTCTCAATTCTCATTTGATTGATTTAGGTTTTTCAATATTCTTGAAAGATTagtattattgttttctatgATAATATAATCAGGGTTCCTATGTGGAAACCGTACTTATCACATGTTCTTTGGCTACTATATGTGAATATTGTTGCGACAGTCTATGAtagtatatatcattatatcatAGACCACGGGATCAGCTGCAAggctaaaatatatttttttgtctagcTAGAATATCAAGTTCGAAACTTGtagaataaaatattgaaatggcAAGTAACACTTAGCCATAATGTAATGGTAACTGATAAACGTTAACACGTCCTTAATACGTTGCAAATGacaatagaaaaaacaaattcgCATTAACGTAGAACATTAGAAAACACTCTATTCATGTTCAATGGACCCGCTTCACCCGCCATACTTGGTTAGGAGTTTGTATTTGGACCTTTTTCACTTtaatttctcctcttttttGATATTCGGATTGcacatatatagaagaaaacattaaacagTATCGAATCATGAGTAAAGAGCAAGATTCtcatcatattatataatttctgtcttagttttttttttgttaagtttcaTGAGAGTGTAATTCAAAAAAAGCTAACTACTACTAGATTAGCTCATCTCCTTTCTATTACTTTAATCAAATTTCGTCGTATTTCATATATCTAAATCAAAATGAATTAGCAAACGGTGCGTATTAAATATGGCTTCAATTCAAATAACAAGTTATTTAACTTGTGAAATGCCAAGTGCCaaccaattcaaaaattatGTGTCGTATAGGTATAGCCGTATAGGTAATGCATGACAGATCAATTTGCAAATAATTAATTCTTTGAAGAAAACTAAAAGGACCGATCGAGAAGAATGAGTTATTCCTCCAAAATAGGAGATCTAATCCCATGTTCATCACATCACGTGTCACGTACTTAACATTTCATTAGGCTTGAATTGCGGTATAAACTTGTaataatgttttagttttatttgaacACAATTTAAGACTTCctaatttctatattataaatttttatgtatgttcTCTTTTCACACCATACAttatttctgaaaattttatctcttttcaCACCCAAAGGAGCGTTCTCGGCgaacaaatcaaacaaccaaTGATGATAGTTGCTAAAGAAAGATACCATGCATTAGATTGTTCTCTATTCGAATATAGTTCGGTTGAATTTTTCTTGATATGCATACAATTTACGATTTacatttacaaataaaaaaccaaaacaaaatttccgcactaaattacattttttaaaaagcttcaCAAGATCTACAAATAGTTTCTGATTGTTATGAACTTATGACCCAAAATCAAActaactttagtttttttttttttggtagggaaCTAACTTTAGTTTTTAGCAAAATTGAAATGGTGAAAAATATATTGGCATCAATcaaaaaacttaattaacaattaaatgTATGAATGAGAGGAGTTAATGAGATCGTTAGTCCCTAGCAGACTCAAAATGGCGTAAGTCAAATATTATCAATGAATGCGGATATTATTATAATCAGGGCGTAAATTATTACTCATTAGTGGCCTTGTTGAGTATACACTTATTAACCATAGCAAATGAAGAAAGCCATAATCACAACTGAATCATCTTTACTGTTGTATAAAAAAACACCATTCGTATTGGGAATATCTAAGTTCGAACTGTTGGGAGTTGACcctgatatattattatacgaTCTCTtgaccattttaaaaaattaagttacGTACACATACACATAATACGATCTTGTTGTTATATAAAGAAACTTGATACATCTAGATCGATATAATTAACCAAATAGTTacattaaagaaagaaagatctaTTCAGTTCCTTTTGAATTTAAAAACCAAGATGTGCATgtgtgttgtatatatataatacacacAACATACAACATAGTTTCACAATTCGCACCAACAAAATTTGTCCACAAATACACCAAAGAAAATACAGAAAAAACGGAAGCTGGGGCCACCATCAACATGTCGCAGTTCCTCTGCTCTCTAACGATCGTCTTCATATTCCTAGCATCGACAAACATCCAAAAAACAGCAGCCGGTCCACCATCCTACTCCCAAAACCACAAAACGTTCGTGAAAACGGCTTGCAACTCGACAACATCCCCTGGCAAATGCTACAAGTCCTTATCCTCATACTCCACCACCATCAAATCCGACCCAATCAAGCTATGCATCACCGCGCTTAACCTAAACGTGAAATCCGCAAAGGAAGCGACTTCCGTAGTCTCTAAGCTTCTCAAAAAGTCTCAGAAATCCACCGCGGGACGAAAGAATAAAATGTTATCGGAGACACTTATTCTCAAGGATTGCCTCGAGGAGATGAAGGACACAATTATTGAGCTCAAGCAAGCGATCACAGAGATGAAGAATCTAGAAGACGGTGATTCTGTGGCTGAGCATATTACAAACGTTAGGACTTGGGTGAGCTCGGCGTTGACAGACGAAGGGACTTGCACGGACGGGTTCGAGGAGGTGAAAGTGAATAAAGAAACAACGAAGAAGGTTAAGAAGGTTGTTGAGGAACTTGCAATGACGACGAGTAATACCTTGGCGCTTATTACGAATCTACGTTACTAGctaatgattttttgttttttttaaaggttatgAAAATTATTGATGAATTATTAATCACCACTCCTTGCATgtgcatgttttctttttttttttttcacgtcaAAATTGATGCGACGAAGTTATTGTATCtactatattatattgtatCATGTTAGAgtgcatttaattaattaagccaACTTGTAtgacatattatatatatcacatatatatgtataggttTATTATGCTTTAGTAAAATGTCAAAAACTTTAGCAAATAAATTATACTCCTATTCAACAACGAATAACTagtttaactatatataagtaGTCTacatgcaaacaaacaaaaacatttcattACTATGAAAAACAGACAGCCACGCATGTGAATTCCGCGGTGCATGGTTATTGGTTACTAGAATAGAGTTGTCTAATTTGGTTAAGTCGAATTAAAATGGCATCAAAATCATACTAAATCTTGAACCAAATTATTTTATAGGATAAATTTGTGAAAGATACATtatccttaaaaaaataaaaaattttgtgaGATAAACCATGATAATGTTTTTTCATTACCAAGAAAATATCCCAttgaaaataactttttaataagTGGCATCTACTATTACGTTTAAAACTTCAAAGATTCTCACAATAAGTTTTCAAAATACAGATTCTTGCCAAAATCATTCAAACATCTCGAGTTTGGATGGCCACTTAAATTTATGGAGTAAACTGCTTCCCATGTTACACAAAAAGTGTTATAAtaggtatttttatttattttacaaaaagtgTCATTCTATATTTGAAATGTGTTTTACACTAAGTTTTATAGTTTATTCTTTAATCCAAAGCTCACTTTTAAGTAGGGACACACAcgtaaatttaagttttttttatttgtgtgaaACTGtgttaaaatgatattttttgtaaaataataacataacatTTACTTCTATttcattttgattaattttaaattttgtattgtttatataatatCAAACCCACTTTTAATGGTCAATTTAAACTAACagatgagattgtttttatcatctcatctaacggtttaaatttgttaatgatctcaaaagttgcaatatGTATTTTGATAAAACAACGTTTCTTCGTAGTACCCCTAACTTTCAATGTTCGCACCTCttatttttttacacatttttgtttcacatcccTTAGTTTTTCGcacatttttatttcacacctctttatatatatatatatatatatatatgtatatatttgatGGACctttaaaagagtttttatttcaatgagtattgtttcacaccttcgagttttaaaaaatataagttttatttttttcgatttATTAATCGACGTTGATTCACTCATGTTCGTTAAAATCTTGATTGTTTTACTTACTGATTcatttattcaatattttttggtgtcgttttccattTTATACCCTCATcaatcatctcttccaagtattaatctAGGTAActgattgtgatttctaatttttcatagatcTATCTTTTAAGTCAATTTGGTGGGTTGTAGCTATggttataaattttgatagaataatgatttaaagtTGTGTTACGTGAATATCTtccaaaattgattatctgactAAGATTCGGCAAACCTAGATTCATATTTGTTGTTAACTTTGTTCTCTTATAGTCATTGAATCGATTTTTGtatttacaacaaaattattatttgattaatttggttttcttgGTATTTGAGGATATGGTTGATTCTAGACATTATTTCTGAATTTCATATTATACAGTTAAAGGATTACAATAAAGTTTCCACTCGAAACGTGTGAATTAACAATGGTAGttatttcaagtttttattttctcgtTACAATAATAGGGATGTCACgttgaataatttaatattcattCCAATCATAGTTGATATCAATACATTTAATTTCAAATcatataattctgtttatatataaaaaatatcattaaatacataaatttgtttttcgATGATATCTCTTAGCAATAACATTGTGTCTAATGAGAATGATAACTATAGTCAACTTACAAGATTCAGAaaagataagatttttaattttcttatagaCAAAAAGTTTAAAGGATTTGATGTTAAAAAAGTTGTTATAGTTCTATATTTTCCAATTGAAAATTCATAAGATGTTAGtattataaatcaataaatttgtatcacatatttttttaaacaggAAATTAAGTTTTGAATGAATTTAAACGGTGCATTATTTTTTACTACACATGTACAATACACAAGAATTATTGATACttttgaataatataaaaatttgaaaaagagaaacaaaatataagaaaaacatgAGCAAattataagcaaaacataaaaaaaaaacaaaaaaaaaaaaagtggagaacttcaattatttgttttttgttgagCCGGACGAATGAGTCTTTCTTTTACTACTATAATATCTCTGTTGAAATAATAACTACATGAGTGTTGATTTCATATTAGAAGATTTTGTAATCATCCCATCAATCTAGGAGCTGCTGTGAGTATTTTCTTCACCGCCACTGGCAGAGACGTGCAGTTTTTCGTCACTTCTGCGTTGATCAACATACCTACTTATCTTTGGTTTTCAGCAGAGGAGAAGGAGGTTGTATTGGTGGGTCTCGGGTCAATTAAAGTCTATTCGTTTCTGGTCCTCTCTTCTTC
It encodes the following:
- the LOC104725661 gene encoding 21 kDa protein-like; this encodes MSQFLCSLTIVFIFLASTNIQKTAAGPPSYSQNHKTFVKTACNSTTSPGKCYKSLSSYSTTIKSDPIKLCITALNLNVKSAKEATSVVSKLLKKSQKSTAGRKNKMLSETLILKDCLEEMKDTIIELKQAITEMKNLEDGDSVAEHITNVRTWVSSALTDEGTCTDGFEEVKVNKETTKKVKKVVEELAMTTSNTLALITNLRY